The following proteins are encoded in a genomic region of Aquifex aeolicus VF5:
- a CDS encoding MBL fold metallo-hydrolase: MLKTLFVLLLIISTAFSMTLKKVEENLYMVRGNDGLPSKENKGFISNAYAVLTEEGWVVIDTLTTPELSEEFLNLLKKVSNKPVIYAIVTHYHLDHWYGAKTFKDKGAKVIAHEKLKEFYDSGEALQVLEAQKKRFKGVLDSVELVPPDEVVKDKKVLKVGKDVFEIYAMPPAHTNSDLVIYWKNRKVLFVGDLVYINRIPFMGDRNASSKGWLEVLERLKEFDARMLLGGHNYPMNKDAIDWTYNYIKFVRDTVKKLKDEGYFIDEIKEAFKGNPYEKVKMYEVFHNTNVWKVYNELDLEL; the protein is encoded by the coding sequence ATGTTAAAAACGCTCTTTGTACTCCTGTTAATCATTAGCACAGCTTTTTCAATGACATTAAAGAAAGTTGAAGAAAACCTCTACATGGTGAGAGGAAACGATGGACTTCCTTCCAAGGAAAACAAAGGTTTTATCTCCAACGCCTACGCGGTTTTAACAGAAGAGGGATGGGTGGTTATAGACACCTTAACCACTCCCGAGCTCTCCGAGGAATTTCTGAACCTTCTTAAAAAGGTTTCAAACAAACCAGTAATTTACGCGATAGTAACTCACTACCACCTTGACCACTGGTACGGGGCAAAAACCTTCAAGGATAAAGGTGCTAAGGTAATAGCCCACGAAAAACTAAAAGAGTTCTACGATTCTGGCGAAGCCCTTCAAGTTCTGGAGGCTCAGAAGAAGAGGTTTAAGGGAGTGCTTGACAGTGTAGAGCTCGTACCTCCCGACGAAGTTGTAAAGGATAAAAAGGTTTTAAAAGTCGGTAAAGATGTATTTGAGATTTACGCAATGCCTCCCGCGCACACAAACTCCGACCTCGTAATTTACTGGAAGAACAGGAAAGTCCTTTTTGTAGGGGACCTCGTTTACATAAACAGGATTCCCTTTATGGGGGACAGGAACGCGAGTTCCAAAGGGTGGTTAGAGGTTCTGGAAAGATTAAAAGAGTTTGACGCGAGAATGCTCCTCGGTGGGCACAACTATCCCATGAATAAGGATGCGATAGACTGGACCTACAACTACATAAAGTTCGTGAGAGACACGGTAAAGAAGCTAAAAGACGAGGGCTACTTCATAGACGAGATAAAGGAGGCGTTTAAAGGAAACCCGTACGAAAAAGTTAAAATGTATGAAGTTTTTCACAACACAAACGTGTGGAAGGTTTACAACGAACTTGATTTAGAACTTTGA